One genomic window of Sphingobacterium oryzagri includes the following:
- a CDS encoding SRPBCC family protein: MKFLKYLLLTLVGLVALVLIVALFVPKTFHAGSEISIDRPADEVFSYVSQLKNQGNYDAWSKQDPHMEKQYSGTDGTIGFTYEWKSKKVGDGKQVITQIEPNKRIDMHLYFNGSDVANPSFIEVTPLSPTQSKVVWEIDGSMPYPFNMMSLFYDMSKDFAAGLQTLKSILEKQA; the protein is encoded by the coding sequence ATGAAATTTTTGAAGTATCTTTTATTGACTCTTGTAGGGCTTGTAGCACTCGTGCTGATCGTTGCCCTGTTTGTTCCGAAAACATTCCATGCCGGCAGTGAGATCAGCATAGATCGCCCGGCAGATGAAGTTTTCAGTTACGTGTCGCAGCTGAAGAATCAGGGAAATTACGATGCCTGGTCAAAGCAAGACCCCCATATGGAAAAGCAATATAGCGGAACAGATGGCACCATCGGTTTTACCTACGAATGGAAAAGCAAAAAAGTAGGTGATGGCAAACAAGTAATCACTCAAATAGAACCAAATAAACGTATAGATATGCATCTTTACTTTAACGGATCTGATGTGGCCAACCCCTCATTTATTGAAGTAACGCCGCTTAGTCCGACGCAAAGCAAGGTGGTTTGGGAGATTGACGGTAGCATGCCCTACCCCTTTAATATGATGAGCTTATTTTACGACATGAGTAAGGATTTTGCAGCAGGATTGCAAACGCTGAAAAGCATTTTAGAAAAACAGGCATGA
- a CDS encoding VOC family protein, whose protein sequence is MVKIHAYLNFNGNCEEAFTFYQTVFGGPLLGLHRFGDMPADPDFAMPDAEKNKIMHTALHINKDVMLMGSDCIENFGHKAVFGTATYIMLDTETIDEARALHTKLSDQAQVIEMDLAETFFAELYSSFTDRFGISWMIHYEGNKKMG, encoded by the coding sequence ATGGTAAAAATACATGCTTACCTAAACTTTAACGGTAACTGCGAAGAAGCATTCACGTTCTATCAAACTGTATTTGGCGGCCCCTTGCTCGGTCTTCACCGCTTCGGTGATATGCCCGCAGATCCAGACTTTGCGATGCCCGACGCCGAAAAAAATAAGATCATGCACACCGCATTACACATTAACAAAGATGTGATGCTTATGGGGTCAGACTGTATTGAAAACTTTGGGCATAAAGCGGTCTTTGGCACAGCAACTTACATCATGCTTGATACCGAGACGATCGACGAAGCGCGCGCCCTGCATACCAAATTGAGCGATCAAGCGCAGGTGATTGAAATGGATCTGGCCGAAACATTTTTCGCAGAATTGTACTCCTCATTTACCGATCGATTTGGCATTAGTTGGATGATCCACTACGAAGGCAACAAGAAAATGGGTTAA
- a CDS encoding SRPBCC family protein produces MSTNDDMQFELASDGKSIQISRQYAASLSKVWDAWTTADILDQWWAPQPWQSVTKSFDFSEGGKWLYCMKGPEGEEAWGIFFYDNITAPTSYAGRDRFADADGNIQHNLPGMHWQLHFHENEVGTRVDILIEGDSATAIQKHIDMGFREGFTMGLNNLANWLSEN; encoded by the coding sequence ATGAGTACGAACGACGATATGCAATTTGAACTCGCAAGCGACGGAAAATCGATCCAGATATCGCGGCAATACGCGGCATCGCTTTCCAAAGTATGGGATGCCTGGACCACAGCCGATATACTTGACCAATGGTGGGCACCCCAACCTTGGCAATCAGTAACCAAATCCTTTGACTTTAGTGAAGGCGGAAAATGGCTTTATTGCATGAAAGGTCCCGAAGGCGAAGAAGCCTGGGGCATCTTTTTCTACGATAACATAACAGCGCCAACGTCCTATGCGGGACGTGATCGCTTTGCCGATGCCGACGGCAACATCCAACATAATTTGCCAGGTATGCATTGGCAGCTTCACTTTCATGAAAACGAAGTCGGCACACGCGTAGATATCCTGATCGAAGGTGACAGCGCGACAGCAATACAAAAACATATCGACATGGGCTTTCGCGAAGGCTTTACCATGGGACTAAATAATTTAGCAAACTGGCTTAGCGAAAACTAA
- a CDS encoding alpha-N-arabinofuranosidase, whose protein sequence is MKRQLISLICVGAIWGSAYGQNMVTLTPSEKPIPISRHIYGHFAEHLGRCVYDGFYVGEGNKNIPHTNGVRNDVIAALKELQIPNLRWPGGCFADTYHWKDGIGPKASRPAIVNNWWGGVTEDNSFGTHDFLDMCELLGTEPYLAGNVGSGEVQELADWVQYVNFAGNSPMSDLRRENGRDKPWNVKFWGVGNESWGCGGNMTAEYYSDIYRKYSTFMADWSNTGGLYRIASGANSADYHWTETLMKQLPKSLVKGIALHHYAVIDWNKKGSSITYTDEQYFKTMKSAWFMNELVEKHSAIMDKYDAKKDVALVVDEWGGWYEVEPNTNPGFLYQQNTMRDAMIAGMTLNIFNNHADRVKMANLAQTINVLQAVILTKEEKMIKTPTFHVLEMYKVHHDANLIPLRISSQDFVWNGEAIPAVSASASQDKNGRTHISLVNIDPKSSQDVTVALSKAQKLQSARLLTSANLRDYNDFDAGDRIVPKAFKGAKVDKQQLTAKLPPFSVLVVTLD, encoded by the coding sequence ATGAAACGTCAATTGATTTCACTTATCTGCGTAGGGGCTATTTGGGGAAGTGCCTACGGACAGAACATGGTAACACTTACGCCTAGCGAAAAACCCATTCCTATCAGTCGTCATATTTACGGCCATTTTGCCGAACACCTCGGCCGCTGTGTGTACGACGGATTTTACGTGGGCGAAGGCAACAAAAACATTCCGCACACGAATGGCGTGCGCAACGATGTTATTGCGGCCCTTAAAGAATTGCAGATACCTAATTTGCGCTGGCCGGGCGGCTGTTTTGCCGACACCTATCATTGGAAAGATGGCATTGGTCCGAAAGCATCACGACCAGCGATCGTAAACAACTGGTGGGGCGGCGTAACGGAAGACAACTCTTTTGGTACGCATGACTTTTTGGATATGTGTGAGTTGCTTGGTACGGAGCCTTACCTGGCCGGAAATGTAGGCAGTGGTGAAGTGCAGGAATTGGCAGATTGGGTGCAGTATGTAAATTTTGCAGGAAATAGTCCGATGTCGGATTTGCGCCGGGAAAACGGGCGGGATAAACCGTGGAATGTAAAGTTCTGGGGTGTTGGGAATGAATCGTGGGGCTGTGGAGGCAACATGACGGCCGAATATTACAGTGATATTTACCGAAAATATTCGACGTTTATGGCGGATTGGTCCAACACAGGTGGACTTTACCGGATTGCTTCAGGCGCAAACAGCGCAGATTATCATTGGACGGAAACTTTGATGAAGCAATTGCCTAAAAGCCTGGTAAAAGGGATAGCGCTGCATCATTATGCGGTCATCGACTGGAATAAGAAGGGCTCATCCATAACCTATACGGATGAGCAATATTTTAAAACGATGAAATCGGCCTGGTTTATGAATGAGCTGGTCGAAAAGCACAGCGCGATCATGGATAAATATGATGCGAAGAAAGACGTTGCGCTTGTGGTCGACGAGTGGGGCGGATGGTACGAGGTAGAGCCTAATACCAATCCCGGCTTCCTCTACCAGCAAAATACGATGCGTGACGCGATGATTGCGGGTATGACCTTAAACATCTTTAACAATCACGCGGATCGTGTTAAAATGGCTAATTTGGCGCAGACCATCAATGTCTTGCAAGCAGTGATCTTAACCAAAGAAGAAAAGATGATTAAAACACCGACTTTTCACGTGTTGGAAATGTATAAGGTGCACCACGATGCAAATCTTATTCCGCTCCGTATAAGCAGTCAAGATTTTGTGTGGAATGGGGAGGCCATTCCGGCTGTCTCGGCTTCTGCATCGCAGGATAAAAATGGCCGTACACATATCTCCTTGGTGAATATTGATCCAAAATCTTCGCAAGATGTAACGGTTGCACTCTCCAAAGCACAGAAATTACAAAGTGCACGTCTATTGACTTCGGCCAATTTGCGCGATTATAATGATTTTGATGCAGGTGATCGTATCGTTCCGAAAGCTTTTAAGGGGGCAAAGGTGGATAAGCAACAGCTCACGGCCAAATTGCCGCCTTTCTCGGTGCTGGTGGTAACGCTTGATTAA
- a CDS encoding DUF1801 domain-containing protein yields MQTGFSTIDEYIAQFDDGKQALLHAVRKIIQRAAPMATETISYQMPTFRYQGNLIHFAMAKNHLGIYPGPAAITEFATDLAPYKTSKGAIQIPLDSKIPKAILEKMVQFNLKKLQDKNPTDWKRFHAQWTEAIEKTQHIIAQFPLDRSLKWGNEVYSYAGKNVVSYAGFKNHFAIWFYNGVFLADPEKVLVSGSEGKTKGLRQWRFTDVADMDTEKIKAYIAEAIQTVVDGKAIIPEKGKPLVPNKLLAEALAGDKQFNQSFFKLTPGRQREYNAYIDEAKQDKTKVARLEKIKPLVAQGVGLHDKYKD; encoded by the coding sequence ATGCAGACAGGCTTTTCCACGATTGATGAGTACATCGCGCAGTTTGATGATGGCAAACAGGCATTGCTACATGCGGTTCGCAAGATCATTCAACGAGCAGCGCCGATGGCCACCGAAACCATCAGCTATCAAATGCCCACATTTCGCTACCAAGGCAATCTCATTCACTTTGCCATGGCCAAAAATCATTTGGGTATCTACCCCGGTCCTGCCGCAATCACAGAGTTTGCGACCGACCTCGCGCCTTACAAAACTTCCAAAGGTGCTATTCAAATTCCCTTAGATAGCAAAATTCCCAAAGCTATTCTGGAAAAGATGGTACAGTTTAATCTGAAAAAGTTGCAAGACAAAAACCCGACCGACTGGAAACGTTTTCACGCGCAGTGGACAGAAGCGATCGAAAAGACGCAGCACATCATCGCACAATTTCCATTAGATAGAAGCCTGAAATGGGGCAACGAGGTATACAGTTATGCCGGGAAAAATGTAGTTTCTTATGCGGGCTTTAAAAACCATTTTGCCATTTGGTTTTACAACGGTGTTTTTTTAGCGGATCCCGAAAAGGTGTTAGTTTCCGGCTCCGAGGGGAAGACGAAAGGATTACGCCAGTGGCGTTTTACCGATGTTGCCGATATGGATACCGAAAAAATAAAAGCCTATATTGCCGAAGCTATACAAACCGTGGTAGATGGCAAAGCAATAATACCCGAAAAAGGAAAACCACTCGTGCCCAACAAACTACTTGCCGAAGCATTAGCAGGCGATAAACAATTTAACCAATCTTTTTTTAAACTCACGCCAGGCCGGCAACGCGAATATAACGCTTATATCGACGAAGCCAAGCAAGATAAAACCAAAGTTGCTCGCCTGGAAAAAATAAAACCACTCGTTGCCCAGGGTGTAGGCTTGCACGATAAGTATAAAGATTAG
- a CDS encoding DUF6157 family protein, which yields MKQHTTNYYDTLITVAADSTALQGTVPPRKVDKLTIANLQFDLLTQQPDTFTSDDALFMIFASRQALLASELAAARTQFFSKGQPCLRTSPLAKNYGWGILFANDGKIRLVDSASPAYQALLSNTGITKIPAMKSKK from the coding sequence ATGAAACAGCATACGACAAATTATTACGACACGCTGATCACAGTAGCTGCAGACAGCACGGCGCTACAAGGCACTGTACCACCACGGAAGGTGGATAAGCTGACCATAGCTAACCTTCAATTTGACTTGCTTACCCAGCAGCCCGACACGTTTACTTCAGATGATGCGCTTTTTATGATCTTCGCCAGCAGGCAGGCACTATTGGCCAGCGAACTGGCCGCTGCGCGAACCCAGTTTTTTTCCAAAGGCCAACCTTGCTTGCGCACCTCACCATTGGCCAAAAACTATGGTTGGGGCATCTTGTTTGCTAACGACGGAAAAATACGCTTGGTAGACAGCGCATCGCCAGCATATCAAGCGCTATTATCCAATACAGGCATTACCAAAATACCAGCGATGAAATCAAAAAAATAA
- a CDS encoding DUF1801 domain-containing protein, translating to MATNKTTFNEQPVADFIEALDNPQQKADSLALIELMEAVSGEKATMFGPNIIAFGKYAYTYASGHSGEAPLLAFSPRKNALSLYVYTGLEAHQSFLEGLGKYKMGKACIYVKKLTDIDLDVLQRLMQHTLDFVSQTYTRVRP from the coding sequence ATGGCAACCAACAAGACTACCTTTAACGAACAACCTGTTGCTGATTTTATCGAAGCGCTGGACAACCCACAGCAAAAAGCAGACAGCCTGGCATTGATCGAACTGATGGAGGCCGTGTCCGGTGAAAAAGCAACGATGTTTGGGCCGAACATTATTGCCTTTGGCAAATATGCGTATACCTATGCTAGCGGACATTCCGGCGAAGCACCGCTACTTGCCTTCTCGCCACGAAAAAATGCCCTTTCACTCTACGTATATACAGGTCTTGAAGCGCATCAATCCTTCTTGGAGGGACTGGGAAAATACAAAATGGGCAAAGCTTGCATCTACGTAAAAAAATTGACAGACATCGATCTGGATGTGTTGCAGCGACTTATGCAGCACACGCTAGACTTCGTTAGCCAGACTTACACGCGGGTGCGTCCATAA
- a CDS encoding SRPBCC family protein → MEPIHIETTIKNNVATVWNAYNSAEDIMQWNHASDDWHCTSSVNDLRVGGKFSNRMEAKDGSFGFDFEGEYTAIEPFKHIAYVLADGRKVAIHFKESRDVTTVSTTFDPETQNPIAMQRDGWQAILTNFKTYVERVYGTGTNE, encoded by the coding sequence ATGGAACCAATTCACATTGAAACAACGATCAAAAACAACGTGGCAACCGTTTGGAATGCCTATAATTCGGCAGAAGATATCATGCAATGGAACCATGCGTCTGATGACTGGCATTGTACAAGCTCGGTAAACGACCTGCGCGTGGGCGGCAAATTCAGCAACCGCATGGAAGCAAAAGACGGCAGCTTCGGCTTTGATTTTGAAGGCGAGTATACCGCGATTGAGCCTTTTAAACACATCGCTTATGTGCTGGCCGACGGGCGGAAAGTAGCCATTCACTTTAAGGAGTCGCGCGATGTAACAACCGTATCCACCACATTTGATCCGGAAACGCAAAACCCGATTGCTATGCAACGAGATGGTTGGCAAGCCATCTTGACCAATTTCAAAACGTACGTAGAGCGCGTTTACGGAACCGGCACAAACGAATAG
- a CDS encoding glyoxalase: MEINFSGGVNMAMKIPPEKYEETVAFYRDILLLDVEEVAIDHPGVTSTHRLTFGASTLWLDCVPDAQDAQIWLEVLTPDVERATRYLETNGIHPQDELEEISPSMHWIKDPAGNVLLLKNK, encoded by the coding sequence ATGGAGATAAATTTTAGCGGAGGAGTGAACATGGCTATGAAAATTCCACCAGAAAAGTATGAAGAAACCGTCGCTTTTTATCGTGACATTCTTTTGTTAGATGTCGAAGAAGTGGCTATTGACCATCCTGGTGTCACCAGCACCCATCGATTGACTTTTGGCGCCAGCACCTTATGGTTAGATTGTGTGCCCGATGCCCAGGATGCGCAGATATGGCTTGAAGTGTTAACACCCGATGTGGAGCGCGCCACCCGCTATCTCGAAACCAACGGCATACATCCGCAAGACGAACTGGAAGAAATCAGTCCGTCGATGCATTGGATAAAAGATCCGGCCGGAAATGTATTATTACTTAAAAACAAATAA
- a CDS encoding Crp/Fnr family transcriptional regulator: MYPEKLRFIYQYPSMSHEDLDQIVAQHEKVVFKKGELLLREGQVSDCYYILEEGIVRSFVYDYDGNDISTNFFCTDDLVIEVASIFHHIPTKENFCCLTDCTLWRIKFDDFQGLFETIPAITEWGRAWMAHQLFLTKKRTLDMVSLAAIVRYQQLLEEKPQILQQAPLKYIATYLGITDTSLSRIRKELVGK; encoded by the coding sequence ATGTACCCAGAGAAACTCCGTTTTATCTATCAATACCCGTCCATGTCGCACGAAGACCTCGATCAAATCGTTGCACAGCATGAAAAAGTGGTTTTCAAGAAAGGCGAATTGCTTTTACGTGAAGGGCAAGTGAGCGATTGTTACTACATTCTGGAGGAAGGCATCGTGCGCTCTTTCGTTTACGATTACGATGGCAACGATATCAGCACCAATTTTTTCTGCACCGATGATCTCGTTATCGAAGTTGCTTCGATCTTTCACCATATACCGACCAAAGAAAACTTTTGTTGTTTAACAGACTGCACGTTGTGGCGTATTAAATTTGACGATTTTCAGGGCTTGTTTGAAACGATACCAGCCATCACCGAATGGGGACGCGCGTGGATGGCCCATCAACTGTTTCTCACCAAAAAAAGAACGCTTGATATGGTGAGTCTGGCGGCAATAGTGCGTTATCAACAATTGCTGGAAGAAAAACCACAAATTTTGCAACAGGCGCCATTAAAATATATTGCCACCTACCTCGGGATAACCGATACTTCACTCAGCCGGATTCGCAAAGAATTGGTCGGAAAATAA
- a CDS encoding DUF5686 and carboxypeptidase-like regulatory domain-containing protein — protein sequence MKFIIQIRVASKFVATLFAILAFASTSFAQTLHIKGKVMDVTNKQPIGYATIAAIGSTTATSTDDNGNFALNVEPGFSKIRISYVGYESQDLSISADAYQELTVYLVPDENTIEAVEIKAPRRSKYSNKNNPAVELIRKVIEHKDENRLEAYEYAQYQQYEKISLGLSNLSEKFKNRKVFKNYQFLFEKDDAEEGSVRGYTLPAFIEERLSQVYTRKKPNTTKQLILAEQRAQFDPKFIDNNGLSNYFNKLYQDIDIYESNIELVTNQFLSPIAGSSPTFYKFYITDTIKTETPYLVELSFFPRNKADLLFQGRLYITLDGRYAVKKAELSVADDINLNFVRDLDAKLDFEKDLNNRYYLKTSSLGLDFSLTDKGTGIKGNRTVTFEDFQTGLAQPDSTYAGPAVVKVYEQQTERLTEDYWLTHRPVPLKANEQNIYKNIDTLQLMPSFQRFLDISSLVLSGYKQLGPFEVGPVNTFYSFNPVEGFRLRLGGRTTDRLSKRFYAEGYTAYGFKDEKWKYFLSGTYALNNKSVYTFPQHYIRASVMRDTKIPGQNLEFVQEDNFLLSFKRGDNERFLYNDIYRIEYKKEFTNNFSYVVGLSKWKQQPAGILTYQMLDANGNNRLFNELNTTELSLSLRYAPHEEFYQGKLYRTPIFNKYPIFYMNYVAGLKNVLQGDYNYHNFTLGVDKRFYFSQLGYADVNVEGNYILGDNIPFPFLNIHRANQTYAYQLRSYNLMNFLEFVSDHSVSTNIQYYMNGFILNKVPLIKKLKWREVFSIKAIYGRLRNENNPAYTSNVFQFQENADGEPITYGFGSKPYVEASVGLTNIFKFIRVDYVRRLNYLDQPDAPKHGIRVRVKFDF from the coding sequence ATGAAATTTATAATACAGATACGGGTAGCCAGCAAATTTGTTGCAACACTTTTTGCCATACTTGCTTTTGCCTCGACGTCGTTCGCACAAACGCTGCACATCAAGGGTAAAGTAATGGATGTCACAAATAAACAACCAATAGGCTACGCTACTATAGCGGCCATCGGCTCGACTACGGCAACTTCTACAGACGACAATGGCAACTTTGCGCTCAATGTGGAACCGGGATTTTCTAAAATACGGATAAGCTATGTAGGCTATGAATCGCAAGATTTGAGCATCAGTGCGGATGCCTACCAAGAGCTTACCGTGTATTTAGTGCCCGACGAAAACACCATCGAAGCGGTAGAGATCAAGGCCCCTCGCCGATCGAAATATTCCAATAAAAACAATCCAGCGGTAGAATTAATCCGTAAAGTGATCGAGCACAAAGACGAAAACCGCCTGGAAGCCTATGAATACGCACAATACCAACAATACGAGAAAATATCGCTGGGGCTGAGCAATCTATCCGAAAAATTTAAGAACCGAAAAGTATTTAAAAACTACCAATTTCTGTTTGAAAAAGACGATGCTGAAGAAGGAAGTGTACGTGGCTATACCCTGCCGGCCTTTATCGAAGAGCGTCTTTCGCAAGTATATACCCGCAAAAAGCCCAATACAACCAAGCAGCTGATACTCGCGGAGCAACGGGCACAGTTTGATCCAAAATTTATTGACAACAACGGCTTGAGCAATTACTTTAATAAGCTGTATCAGGATATTGATATTTACGAAAGCAACATTGAACTGGTGACCAATCAATTTTTGAGTCCGATCGCGGGTTCGTCGCCTACCTTTTACAAATTTTACATTACCGACACGATAAAAACGGAAACGCCTTATCTCGTCGAGCTCAGTTTTTTTCCACGAAATAAAGCCGATTTACTCTTTCAAGGAAGGTTGTATATCACATTAGATGGCCGTTATGCCGTAAAAAAAGCCGAGTTGAGCGTGGCCGATGACATTAACCTCAACTTTGTGCGCGATCTGGATGCCAAACTTGACTTCGAGAAAGATCTGAACAACCGCTACTACCTGAAAACAAGCTCTTTGGGTTTAGACTTTTCACTTACAGACAAAGGAACCGGTATTAAAGGAAACCGCACCGTGACGTTTGAAGACTTTCAAACCGGCCTTGCCCAACCCGACAGCACATACGCAGGCCCTGCTGTAGTTAAAGTTTACGAACAGCAAACCGAGCGGCTCACAGAGGACTATTGGCTCACGCATCGCCCTGTGCCACTGAAAGCTAACGAGCAAAATATTTACAAAAATATTGATACGCTACAGCTGATGCCTTCTTTCCAGCGCTTTTTAGACATCAGTTCGTTGGTGCTATCGGGCTACAAGCAACTTGGTCCTTTCGAGGTTGGTCCGGTAAATACCTTTTACAGTTTCAACCCTGTAGAAGGTTTCCGTTTACGACTTGGCGGCCGTACCACCGATAGGCTCAGCAAGCGTTTTTACGCCGAAGGATATACCGCTTATGGTTTCAAAGATGAGAAATGGAAATATTTCTTGAGCGGCACCTATGCATTAAACAATAAATCGGTTTACACGTTTCCGCAGCACTACATCCGGGCATCGGTGATGCGCGACACGAAGATACCGGGTCAAAATCTGGAATTTGTACAAGAAGATAACTTTTTACTGTCGTTTAAGCGGGGTGACAACGAGCGTTTTCTCTACAACGATATTTACCGCATAGAGTATAAAAAAGAGTTTACCAATAACTTTTCCTACGTGGTCGGTCTGTCAAAATGGAAACAACAACCAGCGGGTATATTGACTTACCAAATGCTGGACGCTAACGGCAATAACCGGCTGTTTAACGAACTTAACACGACAGAGCTTTCATTAAGCCTACGCTATGCACCGCACGAAGAATTTTATCAGGGCAAATTATACCGCACACCTATATTCAATAAATACCCTATTTTCTACATGAACTATGTAGCGGGCTTAAAAAATGTATTACAGGGCGATTATAATTACCACAACTTTACGCTAGGCGTCGACAAACGTTTTTACTTCTCACAACTGGGCTACGCCGATGTCAATGTAGAAGGCAATTACATCTTAGGCGACAACATACCGTTTCCATTTTTAAATATCCATCGGGCAAACCAGACCTATGCCTATCAGCTAAGATCCTATAACCTGATGAACTTTTTAGAGTTTGTGAGTGATCATTCCGTTTCGACCAATATCCAATACTACATGAATGGCTTTATTTTGAACAAGGTGCCGCTGATCAAGAAATTGAAATGGCGCGAAGTATTCAGTATCAAAGCGATTTATGGCCGCCTGCGAAACGAAAACAACCCCGCCTACACCAGCAACGTCTTCCAATTTCAGGAAAACGCAGATGGTGAGCCGATCACCTACGGCTTCGGCAGCAAACCTTATGTGGAGGCCAGTGTCGGGTTAACCAATATCTTTAAGTTTATTCGGGTGGATTACGTCCGCCGGTTAAATTATCTTGACCAACCCGATGCGCCTAAACACGGTATCCGTGTTCGCGTAAAATTTGATTTTTAA